The stretch of DNA GTTCATCGTGCAGTTGCTCCAGCACGCCATCGGTGCAGAGGAAAAAATAATCACCCGCCCGCACGTCGGTCAGCAGCGTTATATCGGGAGTGGCCCGCGCTGACACGTCGACCTCGCCCGCTGTGGCAACCACGGCCCGGCTGAGCCGATTGCGCCACGGGTGTGTCAGGGCCTGCGTGGCTGTAATGATGCCGGCTTCGACCATGTCGTTAACCTGCTTATGGTCGCGGGTTTGAAAAATAATCCGCCCGTCGCGAATCTGATACACCCGGCTGTCGCCAATGTGCGCCACGGTTATGCCCCGTTCGTGAACCTGTACCAGAGCCAGTGTCGAACCCATTCGGTTTACGAGCGGGTGCTGTAGTAAGTACTGCCGATAAGCCTCATACGCCTGACTCAGGGCTGTTTGCAGGTGTACGCTGTCGAGCGTGGGAAAGTCGAACAGTTGCGCATAGGCTACTATGTGCTGGCACAGAAGCTGGCTGGCAACCTCGCCTTTGTCGGCTCCGCCCATACCATCGCAGACCAGAAAAAGCTGGTTCTCCGGCTGCGCTTCCCCCACGGGCGGATACAGGGCGTCCTGATTGTTGTTTCGCTGACCTACCTGGGAGAAGGCAAGAGGTAAGGTTAGGTGAATGCGCATAATTTACTGAGTGCGGTCGGGGTTAAAAGCCAGATCAACTTTGTAAGTTTCGAGCATAACCGGGTTGATTGGCTGGTGACTCAGGCGAAAACGGTCGGCCCCGCCCAGCGTGATAAGACCCTGATGGTCAACGTCGATGATGTCGGTTTTCTGGAGAGGTACGTTGTTGAGCGATGTACCGTTCAGGCTATGTCGAATGGCTTGCGTATCGGGGTCGGCGGCTCCGTCCTGAAGCTGATAGCGCAGTTGTCCGGTCCATTTATCGAAACTCACGGTCAGCGTACAGTGCTGCCGACTGATAAAGCACCGTCCGTTGTGCAGGTAGCGGTCTACCCGAATGTTGGCCGTATCGCCCGTACCGATGACGTTTGGGCCATATCGCAGCGGATACAACGTTCTGGGCTGGCCGAGGTAGGTCAGGCAACCGAAGCCGGGCAGGCCATGTACAATACTTTCGTCGTAATGAAACGCTGATTGCAGCATGTTGGTAGCTCCGCAGCCAACGTGCGAACAGACGATATAGCCGCGTTCGGCGTCGGTGCCCCGAACCATGATGCGCCGGCCACATTGCTGGCAGGAAATGAGCGATGTT from Spirosoma montaniterrae encodes:
- a CDS encoding PP2C family protein-serine/threonine phosphatase, producing MRIHLTLPLAFSQVGQRNNNQDALYPPVGEAQPENQLFLVCDGMGGADKGEVASQLLCQHIVAYAQLFDFPTLDSVHLQTALSQAYEAYRQYLLQHPLVNRMGSTLALVQVHERGITVAHIGDSRVYQIRDGRIIFQTRDHKQVNDMVEAGIITATQALTHPWRNRLSRAVVATAGEVDVSARATPDITLLTDVRAGDYFFLCTDGVLEQLHDELIEALFVHTIPNQAKLQSLLALCEGQVQDNYSGYLFGIEYVAYPETYPTPLPYTCHAT
- a CDS encoding FHA domain-containing protein, yielding MPGFKTSLISCQQCGRRIMVRGTDAERGYIVCSHVGCGATNMLQSAFHYDESIVHGLPGFGCLTYLGQPRTLYPLRYGPNVIGTGDTANIRVDRYLHNGRCFISRQHCTLTVSFDKWTGQLRYQLQDGAADPDTQAIRHSLNGTSLNNVPLQKTDIIDVDHQGLITLGGADRFRLSHQPINPVMLETYKVDLAFNPDRTQ